TGGCTACTGATCGGTCAAGCGTCCCGTCAAAACCATGCGGCCTCCGCCGCTGACCGTTGACGTACCCGCATTTGGCGATGGCGCTGTACGCTCACCAACCTTAGAACGGCTGGCTACGAACCGACCCCACACATCACGACCGTTTGAGCCTTCGACAAAGAAGAAGGCGATGTTGGTCACTTTGAAATTAGACCGCCCGTTGCCCGGCGAATGGGCATAGCTGTAGAGCGGAATCGGGACGATCCGCGGGCTTTCGTTCACCGGAAAGTTGGGACTCATCACAACCCAGCGGCCCGCTGCGTTTCGTACCATATAGGCGCTGGGGTCCTTGGCAATCAGGTCATTCACACCTTGACTCGTTGGACCCACCATGTTACCCGTCTCTGTGGGTAGGAGGTCGCCAATCTGCACCAACCCCTGATAGCCATTGCGGATATTCTCACGGTACGTGCTGGCGCCATTACTTCCCAACGCCACCGCGCCATAATTGCCAGGCGTCAGCCACGGATTACTGTTGTTATTGTTATTTCCGTTGCCGTTCCCGTTATTATTTTTCTTCCCACTATTACAACTAGCAAATTGCTTGAGTGTGTAGCGAGTGCCGTTGACATCACGTGGATTGATCAAACCGGTGACCTGACCGCAGTCGCTTTGATTGCTCAGGTCCCAACCATTGAATTCGGGATCATACGGCGACTTGTAATGGTCGGATTGAACCGTCACGCCGTTCCATGTGTGTGGGTAATTTTTGAACTCACCGTGCGGTGTGGGGTTCACCTCACAATCGTTGAAAGGCACACAGAGTGAACCATGGCCGAACTGATCGAATATAGCCCACGGACGCAGCCCGTTGCCCAGCACCGCTCCGCTGATTGCCTCACTGGGCACAGCTTTGGCAGTCACTTTCAGGTCTGCGCTCGTTATGCCAATGGCTCGACCGAGAAACGTATCCACTGTCCGCTGGATATTGACCCGCGCAGTGCTGGGATTAGGGAAGAGAATGTCCGCCGGAGTAAGGATGACGGGCTGACCGTCAGCCAAATTCTTGGCAGCCGTTTCTATCGCCCACCGTTTAGCTGTGCCATTGTCAGCGTAATTGCCGGGGTCGGCAATCAAGCCCTGCACGGCAGCCAACGCGGCTGCGTCGGCGGCGTTCTGCAGTTGATTTCGCACGGTGAAGAAGTATCCGATGTCAACGGCCAACGCCGCCGCGCCCATGATGGCCACGGCCCCGGCGGCAATCAACACTAACATCGTACCCTTTTCTGCTCGCTTTCTGATGCTCGTCAATTTCATGTATACCCTCCTAGGTTAGATTGTGAGGCGCGTTGCCGACGGCTCGGCTCACTCCGCTGCCGACCGCGCTGGACAACGCCCCATGTGCCTGTTGGTGTTTTTCATTCGTTATTGTTTTTCATTCACTCATTAAACATGACAGTGGATGCCGTCAGTTGAATGTAGTCTCGTGGCAAAATGAAACTCAACGCGGTCAGCTCCACCCGGTAATTGAGTGTCACCTGAGCGGGTTGACCCGCTGCGCCATTTGCGCCTGTGACGGTGATCACCACATCATTAGGGTCTATGCCCATGCTCTGGATGCGCTGGATCACCTTGGTTCGTATCTCGGCATTGCTCAAATCACTGACCGTTGCTAAATGCGCGAATTCGCGCGAGGCCGCTCGAATGATATGCTCGGAGACGGCCAGCCGTCCTACGTCAATCAAGCCGGCAATCATCAGAATGGCCACTGGCGCGAGCAGCCCAAACTCAGCAAGTGACTGACCGCGCTGACGCCACCGGCAAGTCACCATCTTGAGAGAGTGAGTCAATGAACGCAGATTGAGCTTCATGGCTTATAACCTCATAACGGTCGTGGCGCTTAACTGATTCAGCTGCGCCGGCGATTGACCCGTGAGATAACTCACAATCCACATCCACAAATTCTGCGTCGGCGAACTGAATTGATAAGTAACCGTGACGCGCGCCTCGTTGGCGGCAGGAATCAATTGCGACTGGACGTTGACCCTGTTGACCTCCATGCCCGCCTGCGTACAGTAATTGAGCACCACCGCGTGAGCGCAATCTGAGCACCCTTGCTGAACGACCCGACGCACACCCACCCGAGACGCGTTGGTGATGATATGCTGCGCGCGCATGGCCATGCCAAAGTGCACCAGCCCAGCCACAATCATGACGATGATGGGAAAGGTCAGCGCCATTTCGACAATCGCCTGACCACGCTCCCTCGGTTTTCGACAGCCGTTTTTCGGCATGGTAATCCTCCTCATCTGATTCACGGATTGTCGAAACGAAAGGAGGAGTTCAACCGCAGCCTGATGTCGCTGATGCCTACTGGCATCGCACGTCAATGTCTCCGAGCGTCCATCTCAAGAGCAAGCTGCGTGCCATCGGCA
This region of Blastocatellia bacterium genomic DNA includes:
- a CDS encoding pilus assembly protein TadG-related protein; amino-acid sequence: MKLTSIRKRAEKGTMLVLIAAGAVAIMGAAALAVDIGYFFTVRNQLQNAADAAALAAVQGLIADPGNYADNGTAKRWAIETAAKNLADGQPVILTPADILFPNPSTARVNIQRTVDTFLGRAIGITSADLKVTAKAVPSEAISGAVLGNGLRPWAIFDQFGHGSLCVPFNDCEVNPTPHGEFKNYPHTWNGVTVQSDHYKSPYDPEFNGWDLSNQSDCGQVTGLINPRDVNGTRYTLKQFASCNSGKKNNNGNGNGNNNNNSNPWLTPGNYGAVALGSNGASTYRENIRNGYQGLVQIGDLLPTETGNMVGPTSQGVNDLIAKDPSAYMVRNAAGRWVVMSPNFPVNESPRIVPIPLYSYAHSPGNGRSNFKVTNIAFFFVEGSNGRDVWGRFVASRSKVGERTAPSPNAGTSTVSGGGRMVLTGRLTDQ
- a CDS encoding pilus assembly protein, which gives rise to MKLNLRSLTHSLKMVTCRWRQRGQSLAEFGLLAPVAILMIAGLIDVGRLAVSEHIIRAASREFAHLATVSDLSNAEIRTKVIQRIQSMGIDPNDVVITVTGANGAAGQPAQVTLNYRVELTALSFILPRDYIQLTASTVMFNE
- a CDS encoding pilus assembly protein → MPKNGCRKPRERGQAIVEMALTFPIIVMIVAGLVHFGMAMRAQHIITNASRVGVRRVVQQGCSDCAHAVVLNYCTQAGMEVNRVNVQSQLIPAANEARVTVTYQFSSPTQNLWMWIVSYLTGQSPAQLNQLSATTVMRL